GTCTTCCTATTCCTTCAGATTCTAATTTTTTTACTATACTTGCTTCTGTATATCTAGGAGGTGCTTTTGTTATACCATCTTTAATATTTAATTTATCAATTTCTAATTTATCACCTTCTTTAATATCAGGTAAATCTTTTGTTATTATATCATCCTCTGACTTTTGATACTTATAGTAACCATCAAATGTTATTTTATTTACTGTTCCTGTAAAATCTATATCATTTCCATTACTATTATCATTTGCAGTTATTTGAAGTTGATCATATTTTACGTCTGCAAATTGAGAAGTTATAAATCTTTTCCATATTAATAAATATAGCTTATATTGGTCTTTTGATAAATATGATGCTATTTTTTCAGGTTCTAATTCCAAATATGATGGTCTAATACCCTCATGAGCATCTTGTGCATTTTTATTTTTATAAAAATATTTACCTACATACTTAGAACCAAAATTAGTTTCTATATATTTTTGTGCTTCTTCTTGGGCATCTTTTGAAACCCTAGTTGAATCTGTTCTCATATATGTTATTAAACCTTTAGTCTGCCCTGCTATATCTAATCCTTCATATAGTTGTTGTGCTATACGCATAGTTTTAGAAGTTGAAAATCCAAGATAAGATGCTGCTGCTTGTTGCAAAGTACTTGTTTTAAATACTAAAGGTGGTCTTAATGTTTTTTTCTTTTTCTCTATTTTTGTTGCTAATAAGTATTTTCCTAATTTTATATTAAAATCTTTATCAAATACTCTATCAATTTTTTTACCATCTACCTTATTTAATTTTAGTTCTATTCCATTTTTAAGTAATACACTAAATTCTCTATACTCTTCTGGAACAAACACTTTAATTTCATCTTCTAAATCACATATTATTTTCAATGTTACTGATTGTACTCTACCCGCACTAGCATTTTTATTAATTGTTTTCCAAAGCAATGGACTAATTTTATACCCCACTATTCTATCTAACAATCTTCTTGCTTGTTGTGCATTTACTAAATTTTCATCTATATCTCTTGGATCAGATATAGCCTTTTTTACTGCATTTTCAGTTATTTCATTAAATACTATTCTTTTCATTTTTTGTGGTTCTTTAATATAGTTAGAAATATGCCAGGCTATAGCTTCTCCTTCTCTATCTAAATCTGATGCTAAATAAACTATATCAGATTTTTTAGAGGTCTTTTTTAATTCTTTTAAAATCTCAGCCTTTCCTTTTATTGTTTTATAATTAGGTTTATAGTTATTTTCAACGTCTATTCCTAAAGTAGTTTTAGGTAAATCAATAACATGACCATATGAAGCCTTAACTACATAATTTTTACCTAAAATCTTTTCAATAGTTTTTGCCTTAGACGGGGATTCAACTATTACTAAATATTTCTTCACTTTTCTTCCTCCAACCATATTCGTATCCTATATCATAACCACTATTTATTAATTTTGCTCCATTTTTCATGATTAAATCATTACAACCTTCAAATGACTTATCAAATATATTACTTGGTGTACAATATATTTCTTTGTTATAGTCCATAGCAAATTTAGCTGTTATCATAGAGCCACCTGATTTAAAACTTTGTGCTATATATACTGCTCTTGATATTCCTGCTATTAGTCTATTTCTTATAACGAAATTTTTTTTATTAAGTTTGGTGTTTATTCTAAATTCGCTTATTAAAGTTCCTATTTCCTCTATTTTTTCTTTTAACTTAATATTTTCTATTGGGTAGCAACTTAGTATATCTGTTGGCATTATAGCCACAGGTGTTATGTTTAAGTCTACTGCTTTTTTTAATGCTATACTATCTATTCCTTTTGCTAATCCACTAACTATATTCATATTATTGTAATTCGCTAAATCACTAATAATTTTTTCACAACTTTTTTTACCTAAATCAGTATAATTTCTAGTTCCTACAACTGATACAGATTTTTTTAAGTTTAATTTTTTACCTTTTAAATACAAGAATACAGGAAAATTAGGAATATGCTTCAAATATTCTGGATATTCACTATCATAATAACTAATTATTCTGTAATCTTTTGTATATATTTCATTTTTATATGCTTTTTCAATTTCATATTTTATGTTATCTTCATAATTATCAATGTTAAATAATAAATCATCTATACTATTATTATCTAACATTAATTTTCTAATTTCTTTATCTTTTAAATTTGAATTTATCAAATTTACCCATTTCATATTACTTCCTATTCTAGGGCTCGTAATTTTTCAATTTGATTTTCTATTTCTGTAGAGTTATTATACTCTTTATATTTATTTAAATAATTTACAGCAATACTAAAATGTTTTTTTAACTTATAGTTTACTGCTAATCCTAAATATGACTTAGCATGATTAGGATCCATACTTAAAACCTCATTATATAGTGCTATTGACTTATCATATTGTCCTAACATTCTAGCTGCTGTTGCTGCTAAATAAATATTTTCATTACTTCTGTTTGGGTCTTTTAAAGCAACATTCATGGCTTTTTCATATAAACCTTGGCTTATATACCAATTAGCAAAATCATTTATAGCCAATGAGTTGTTTGTAGCTAATATTTCTTTTTCATATTTATCATATTCACTGTATTTAATCCTAGTAACTTTTTCTGTTGTTGGTGTAACAATATTTTCTTTTGTATCTTCTTTTTTATCTTCAACTACAATTTCTGTCTTAGCATTTGTGCCTTTTGTAGGCATTTTAGATTTAATTTCATCGATTATAGACAAAAGTATTGCCCTATCATCATTAGTTAAATCTTCTTCTAAAAGTTTTTCACTTTTTGATAATGCTTCTTTATAATTATTTTTTTGTATATATTTATCTATTTCTTGAATTCCAGATAAAAAATCTGCAAATACAATACTAGTAATAAATATAGCGAAAGTAAATATTTTTTTATTCATAGTTAATCTCCTAATATTCTAAAGTTTTATTAGTTCTTGGAAAAGGTATCACATCTCTAATATTTGCCATTCCAGTTATATACATTAACATTCTTTCAAATCCTAACCCAAATCCTGAATGTGCAAAGCTTCCAAATCTTCTTAAATCTAGATACCAAGAATAATCCTCTTTATTAAGACCTTTTTCTTCAATTACTCTTAATAATTTATCATAATCTTCTTCCCTTTGACTTCCACCAACTATTTCTCCTATACCTGGTGCTAATAAATCTACTGCTCTAACTGTTTTATTGTCATCATTTAATTTCATATAAAAAGCTTTAATATCTTTTGGATAATCTGTAACAAAAACAGGTCTTTTAAATAAAACTTCTGCTAAATATCTTTCATGCTCTGTCTTTAAATCCATACCCCAAGTAACTTCTAAATCAAATTTATGTTTAGATTCTTGCAACATTTCTATTGCCTTAGTGTATGTAACTCTTGCAAAACCATTTTCTAATATATTATTAAGTTTATCAATTAAACCTTTTTCAATAAAACTATTGAAAAATTGCATTTCATCTTTTGCATTATCAAATACATATCTTATAATATATTTTATCATTTCTTCTATAATGTCCATATTAACATTTATATCTGCAAATGCTAATTCAGGTTCTATCATCCAAAACTCAGCAGCATGTTTAGTTGTATTTGACTCTTCTGCTCTAAATGTAGGTCCAAAAGTATAAGTATTTCTAAATGCTGACGTAAATGACTCTACATGTAATTGACCTGTAACAGTTAAGTATGCAGGTTTTCCAAAAAAATCTTCTTTAAAATCTTTTTTTTCTTTTGACATTATATCTAATGTTGTAACACCAAACATTTCTCCTGCACCTTCTGCATCAGTTCCTGTTAGTATTGGTGTATGTACATAAATAAATCCTTTTTCTTGGAAAAATTTATGTATAGCATATGATAATAATGATCTTACTCTAAATACTGCATTAAAAGTATTAGTTCTTGGTCTTAAATGTGCTATGCTTCTTAAAAATTCAAAACTATGTCTTTTATTTTGTAATGGGTAATCTAGTGGACTTTCATTTAAAATCACTATATTAGTAGCCACTATCTCATATGATTGACCTTTTCCTAATGATTTAACAATTTTACCTTCAACCGTTATTGATGAATACACATTTAGTTTTGCTATATCAGAAAAATTATCTAAATTCTCATCATATACTATTTGTATAGAGTTAAAATGAGAACCATCATTAAATTCTATGAAGCCATATTTTTTTTGGTCTCTATTTTTTTTAACCCAACCAGAAAGCTTTACTTCTTTATTTTCAAAGTTTTCAATATTTTTTAGTATTTCCCTAAGTTCCATTTATATCTTAGTCTCCTTTATTTTCTTATCTCAATTTTTAATTATAACATATTTTTACTGATATAACTAGGCTAGTTAATAAAATCCTTTATCTTATTGTCTTCATAAAAAAACATTTTTAGTTTATCAATTAAGGTTTTTTCTAACATTGAAGGAACTATAACCCATTTGTCATCTTTTTTTTCTAAGATTAGATAATGTGTGAAATATTTAGTCTTTTGATTTATTATAAATTCAGCATCATCTATTTTTGAATTTTCATTATTAGAGTCTGATTTTATAGATTCATAAATTAAATTATATATATCAAATATTTTTATTTCTTGTCTTACAAAAATTTTATCTTTGCTTATAAAGTAAATACTCTTTATTTCATTCTCTGTATTCTCATTAATAAACTCTAATATTTCCCTATCTTTTGCATCCTTTTTATTAAGTATTAAATTAAATATATCATGTTTAGCTGTTTTAATTTTTTCATGTACTTCTTTTTTAGTCTTATCTACATATTTTTCATCTACCCTTATTTTACTATTAATTAAAGTAGCATATTCCCTATCTATTTTATCACTATTTGTTGTTTTTATTAGTTTCCAATCATCATTTTCTTTTTTCAAACTAACAAAAGAATTTGTTTCTAGGTATTTATTATTCTTTTCTAAATAACTTATTGCTTCATCTAAAGCAATAGGAGCTATATTTTTTAAAACAAATTCATTAATTGCTGATTCATCATCCAATTTGTCAAAATTCGTTAATATAAAAAGTTGCATTTTAGGATTTATAGCTTCGTTTATTTTTTCCTCTAATTCTTTATTCTTATCCCAATCAGCTAATACTGTTAAATCCGGAATTTTTACTAAATATTCTAAGTCTACTTCATTTTCTGAAATATATGAAATACTTTTCAATTCATATTTATATGAATTTAAAAACTTATTAATTAAATAGAATGCATCTTTATTATCTATTTTTATTCCTAATTCTTTTGAAAGTGGTTCTATAAATATATCTAAAATTTCTTTAATTTCTGTTCTATTTTTTTCTTTTATTCTATCTAAACCTAATTTTTCTATTTTACTATATGTTTTATTAATATGACTTTTTGATATACTTATATCATTATTTACTAATATCATAGGTTTATTAGTGCTACATGCAAATAACATGAACATTGCTAAAATAGACAATAAAATATTTTTGATTTTCACAATTCCCCCCAAATTTATTTAGATTCTGATTTTTCCATTTCTTTTTTCATTTTTTCCGCTTCTCTTTTCATTTTTTCTGCTTCTTTTAACATTTCATCTATTTCAGGCGATTTAATAATTGGCACTATTTTCCAACCATTTTCCTTATTTTCTAACATTGTATAATATGAAGCATATCTATATTTTTTATTCTTTATTTGTTTATTTAAGATTTCTTTTAATGTTAATATAGCCTTTTTCTGATTTTCTCTTATTTCTTTATTATCTATTACTAGTTGTAGAAACTCAGTAACAACTGGATAATAATCTATAATTTTAATTTCTGATTTTAAGAATACCTTATCTTTATTTATAAAATATATTCCTTTTAGTTCTTGATTAAAATCATCAAAAAATATTTTCATGATTTCAAAAAACTCAGTCATACCCATTTTTTCAAATTGTTTAAAATTCTTTGCTATTTCATTATTTTGTTCTTCAAACATTTTATGAGCAATTTGTTTTATTTGTTCTATTTGTCCTTTGTCTAAATTTAATTTATCATTAATTAAAACTGTATATTTACTATCTTTACTATAATTAGTATCATTAGGAACTAATTCCCATTCATATTTTTCTTTCTTTAATTTTAGAAAATCTGTTAATTCCATGTATTTATTTTGTGATTTTAAAATATCTAAAACTTCTTTTTCTATATTAGGTATTACTTCTTTTAATACAAATTTAATAAATATATCTGGATTTTTTTCTATAACATTAGCTGGATATTTTAGTGTAAATTCTTTCATTTTATCATCAGCATTTTTTAAAATTTTCTTAAATTCTTTTTCATTAGTAATAAATATTTCTCTTAAAGATAATATATTAGGTATTTTGACTAAATATTCTAGTTCAACTTCATTTTTAGATAAATATGAAATGCTTTTTAAGTCATAAATACAATAATCATGGAATATATTAAATATATTTAATATATCTTCATCATAATCTTTTAAATTTAAGTTTAAATTTAATCCTGATTTTTCTAATTTCAAACCAGTAAAGACATTAATCAAATCTTTTACACCTTTTTCATAAGCTTCTTTTGTTTTTACTGCTCCTATTTTTCTAAGTCTTGCATGTGTTGTATTAATATAGAAATTTGATACTTTAGCATCCTCATTTAACAATATCATTGGTTTATTAGTACTACATGCAACTAGCATAAACATTGCTAAAACTGATAATAAAATTTTTTTAATTTTCATGTATTTTCTCCCCCATTTTTTTGTTTTTTATTTATTTAATTAAATTTACTACCCAATATTTTTTCTGTATCAATAGATGGAATAATTTCCCAATTATCACCTTTTTTCTCTAATATAACATACGATTTAAAATACATATATCTATTTTCTTTTATTTTGTTTTCTATTATTTTTTTAGCTTCATCAACAATTTTATTTGTATTATTCTCTAATGCTAAATTTTTATTATCTATTATTAATTGCATAAATTCAGTTATTGAACTGTATATATCAAATGTTTTAACTTCTTTTTTTACAAATACCTTGTCAGTATTTATAAAATAGATAGCCTTAATTTCTTCATCAAAATTCTTTTGGAATAATTCTATAACGTCAATAATTTCTTTAGAATATATACCTTTTAAAATATCCATTTCCTTAGATATTTCATCTTTATTAGTTATTGCTAATTTTTCTATAATGGGCTTTTCTTTTTCTATATACATTGATTCTATTTTTAATTCTTTATTAATTAAAACTGCATACTTACTATCACTTTTTTGATCACTATTTAATAATTCCCATTTATCATTTATCTTTTTTAAACTTACAAAACTTGTTAATTCTACATAATCTTTTGTCTTTTCAAGTTGTTTTATAACTCCTTTAACTAAATCAGGTGCAACTTCTTTTAGTATAAAATTTATCATTAATTGTTCTTTGTTAGGTGTATTAACATTTTCCAATGTAAAATTATTTATTTTATCAAATGCTCTTTTACCTATTTTATCCATAAATTTTCCATCTTTACTTAATTTTTCTAATGAAAATATATTAGGCATTTTTACTAAATATTCTATATCAACTTCATTTTCAGATAAATATGATATACTTTTTAATTCATATTTATATGAATCTAAAAATATATTGGCTAAATTTGATATATCTGGGTTTAATTCATTAAAATCTAATTTAAAACCTAAATCTTTATCATCTATTTTTAATTTAGAAAGCGATTCTAAAGCTTTTTTTACTGATATTTGACCTTCTTCTTTAATTTTTTCTAAACTTACTTTTTCTATTTCACTATATGTACTATCTACATATTCGCTATTTACACTACCATCATTATTTAATAATACAATCCCCTTTTTACCACAAGAAATTAATGTAATTATCATTAAAATTGTCATTAATATTTTTTTCATATTCTTATATTCTCCCTTATTTTTGTTTTCTTATTATATCTCTAACTTCCCATTTTCCATTTATTTTTTCTAAATGTAAGTAATTATCTTGATATATATATTTGTTTTCTTTTTTCATTTTATCTATCATTTCTTTTGAATATAGTTTTTGTAAAATATATTTTGTTCTTTCATTTATATCAGAAATTTTTGACATTTCTTGTACGAAATCTTTATTAGAATACACATGATTCAAAATTGTTAATATATCTACTAATTTAATCTCATATTTAACTTCTATGTTTTTTTCATCTATGAAATATATAGCTTTTTTAGTATATTTCATTTCATTCATTAAATTATTTAAATATTCCACACTATTCATAGGAATTTTAAAGTTTTCAGTTAAAAATTTTTCAGAATTTTTTCTTTGTATTTCTAAAATTGGTAATTTAAATATTTCAGTTTCTAATTCATTTATTTTTTCTCTACTAAATTTATACTTATTATTTAAAAGAACAGAATATTTTTCTTTTGAAGCTTCATTTCTAATTAAATCTATAACTTTCCATTGCCCGTTTTCTTTAATTAAACTTATATATTGACTTGAATATATATAATCTTTCTGTTTAATCTTTTCTTCTACTGTTTCATCTATAATTTCCATAAACGAATCCATAGTTTTTCTAAATACAAACTTAAATTTTTCTTTTTCTGATAAATCGGATTTTAAAAATATTTCAGTAACAGTTTTATCATTTAAAATTCTAGGCAACATTTCTTTCATGTATTTTTCTGGATTTTCTTGCATTTCTTTAAATAAAGAAAAGATATCAACACTTTTTACATTAAATTTAACGTCTACTCTATCTTTTGATAAATATGATATATTTTCTATTTTATACTCCATGCCTTTATTTAATGCAGTAAACATTTTATCAATAACATATTTAACTTCATCATTAAAATCAAATCCCTCTACCCCAGGAATTTCTGGGAATTTAGGTATAAATTTACTTGCTAAATCTTTTTGTATTTCTTTTGTTGCCAACATAGCTTTTTCTTTTATTATTTTATCATTTTCTAATGCATACTCATAACTTACACTCTTATTTTCATTTAATAATACATTTACTCCACTTGTACT
This window of the Oceanivirga salmonicida genome carries:
- a CDS encoding DNA-processing protein DprA; amino-acid sequence: MKWVNLINSNLKDKEIRKLMLDNNSIDDLLFNIDNYEDNIKYEIEKAYKNEIYTKDYRIISYYDSEYPEYLKHIPNFPVFLYLKGKKLNLKKSVSVVGTRNYTDLGKKSCEKIISDLANYNNMNIVSGLAKGIDSIALKKAVDLNITPVAIMPTDILSCYPIENIKLKEKIEEIGTLISEFRINTKLNKKNFVIRNRLIAGISRAVYIAQSFKSGGSMITAKFAMDYNKEIYCTPSNIFDKSFEGCNDLIMKNGAKLINSGYDIGYEYGWRKKSEEIFSNS
- the asnS gene encoding asparagine--tRNA ligase, yielding MELREILKNIENFENKEVKLSGWVKKNRDQKKYGFIEFNDGSHFNSIQIVYDENLDNFSDIAKLNVYSSITVEGKIVKSLGKGQSYEIVATNIVILNESPLDYPLQNKRHSFEFLRSIAHLRPRTNTFNAVFRVRSLLSYAIHKFFQEKGFIYVHTPILTGTDAEGAGEMFGVTTLDIMSKEKKDFKEDFFGKPAYLTVTGQLHVESFTSAFRNTYTFGPTFRAEESNTTKHAAEFWMIEPELAFADINVNMDIIEEMIKYIIRYVFDNAKDEMQFFNSFIEKGLIDKLNNILENGFARVTYTKAIEMLQESKHKFDLEVTWGMDLKTEHERYLAEVLFKRPVFVTDYPKDIKAFYMKLNDDNKTVRAVDLLAPGIGEIVGGSQREEDYDKLLRVIEEKGLNKEDYSWYLDLRRFGSFAHSGFGLGFERMLMYITGMANIRDVIPFPRTNKTLEY
- the topA gene encoding type I DNA topoisomerase, with amino-acid sequence MKKYLVIVESPSKAKTIEKILGKNYVVKASYGHVIDLPKTTLGIDVENNYKPNYKTIKGKAEILKELKKTSKKSDIVYLASDLDREGEAIAWHISNYIKEPQKMKRIVFNEITENAVKKAISDPRDIDENLVNAQQARRLLDRIVGYKISPLLWKTINKNASAGRVQSVTLKIICDLEDEIKVFVPEEYREFSVLLKNGIELKLNKVDGKKIDRVFDKDFNIKLGKYLLATKIEKKKKTLRPPLVFKTSTLQQAAASYLGFSTSKTMRIAQQLYEGLDIAGQTKGLITYMRTDSTRVSKDAQEEAQKYIETNFGSKYVGKYFYKNKNAQDAHEGIRPSYLELEPEKIASYLSKDQYKLYLLIWKRFITSQFADVKYDQLQITANDNSNGNDIDFTGTVNKITFDGYYKYQKSEDDIITKDLPDIKEGDKLEIDKLNIKDGITKAPPRYTEASIVKKLESEGIGRPSTYASIIDNLVKKEYIIIEQKKLIPTIQGYSVKNELEDHFEHIMDTKFTAKMENELDDIAYGKREWVKVLDKYYKSVDKNIVKYQKEIDKLKNARIESDVLDSNSKPMILKSGRFGKYLISETNEEEKITLKNVEVLKEEIEKGKIFVKDKVEALLNEKKGFKTDYNVNGVRYILKNGRFGAYLESENYESDNNRVTLSPEIKTKLKKGLIQIENDTYILAEYVEKEIEENQRIIREAGKCEKCGSEFAIKKGRFGKFLACSSYPDCKNIRNIKKGKK
- a CDS encoding tetratricopeptide repeat protein, with translation MNKKIFTFAIFITSIVFADFLSGIQEIDKYIQKNNYKEALSKSEKLLEEDLTNDDRAILLSIIDEIKSKMPTKGTNAKTEIVVEDKKEDTKENIVTPTTEKVTRIKYSEYDKYEKEILATNNSLAINDFANWYISQGLYEKAMNVALKDPNRSNENIYLAATAARMLGQYDKSIALYNEVLSMDPNHAKSYLGLAVNYKLKKHFSIAVNYLNKYKEYNNSTEIENQIEKLRALE